DNA sequence from the Hymenobacter psoromatis genome:
GGCCGTCGGGAAACCGAGTTCAGCTGGCTTGCCAAGAACCGATAGCTACCAATCGGACACTAGCCAGTCGCTCGCTTTAAAACAAAACTTAGGTACCATAACTCTTACTTATCGGACCTAAGTTTTATCTACCTTTGATGGACACTTGCCACCCGCAAATTCTGCAATTGCCCCAAAGTAGATGGCTCCAATGGGAAAAAAGAACCTGCCGGCTGTGACCGGCGACTTGCCAGCGTTAGCTCTAGCCAACGACCTGGCCGGCCAGGTCGCGCCGAACGTCGGACGCTACCTGACCCTTGGCCTCGAAGGCGCGGAGAACACCCGCCTGGCGTACTCGGCCGACTTGCGGAGCTACGAGGCTTTTTGTGCCGAACATGAGTTCACGCCCTGGCCGGCCGCGGTGGCCACGCTCGCCAGCTACGTCGCCCACTTGGCCGACATCCCGCGCAAGCTGGCCACCATCAACCGGCACCTGGCCGCCATCGAGAAAAACCACCAGCTGCTCGGGTTACCCTCGGCCATCAGTGCGCCGGCGCTGGATGTGCTACGCAAGGGCGTGGCGCGCGTGGTGGGCAAAAAGCAGAAGCAGGCCCCGGCTTTTTCGGTGGCCCATCTAAAAAAATGCATTGCCGAGCTTGACTTGAATAGGCCCGAGGGTGTACGCGCGCGCGCACTCCTATTAATAGGCTTCACCGGGGCCTTCCGTCGCTCCGAGTTAGTTGGTCTGAATCTGGAGCATATCGAGCTAACTGATGCTGCCCTCATTCTGAGCCTGCCCAAAAGCAAGACTAACCAAGCCGGAGAATTGGAGCAAAAAGCGGTTTTTTACGCTTCTAATCCCCTTTTCTGCCCCATCCGCGCCTATAAGGCGTGGGTAGAATTGCTGGGCGGGCGCACTGAAGGGCCGGTATTCGTGTCACTGGCGCGGGGCAAGACCGGCGAAGCTGGCACGCCCTCGCGGCGGCGGCTGTCGGACCGGCGCGTGAACCTGCTCGTGAAAGAGCACTTAGGGGCGAAGTATTCGGCCCACTCATTGCGGGCTTCCTTTATTACCACGGCCAAGCTCAACGGCCAGTCCAACGAATTCATCAAAAACCAGACGAAGCAGAAAACCGACGCCATGATTAGCCGCTACTCCCGGCTTGATGATATCATTGCGTATAATGCGGCCCACTCGCTAGGTTTATAACTTAACGCATCTATCATATAAGGTATGGGACGCGTTGAAAATCAAAATACTGAGTTGATAGACCAAGTCGAGCGTAAAGAGCACTACGAGTTGATGATTCGTTGTGGCCTCTTTCAAAGTCATGCTAGTGAAGTTGACGAATGATGTAATATCTTCAACCGCTTAATTGGAGGTCTAGCGACAATAGCTAAAAACAGATACGACCAGTTTTGCTTTTGGCTCTTTTTGAATTGCAAATGCCCCAGTCAACTCCCAATGCATCCGGCCCGTCACAAACTGCTAATGCAGAGCTAGCTGCTCAAATAGTGGTCGCGCTTCGGAATTCCGAATTTATCAAGGCTTCCGACGAGAGTGTGGCGGTTACACTGCTTACCATGGGGAATCCCAAGCTAGGGGATTGGCGGCGGCTGCTCGAAAAAAACTTGCCTGCTATTTCTACCACTATCAACACCGACCATGCCGCAGCGCATCACGCAGCTTAAGCTGCTAAATTTTCGGGGTGCTACGCAGCCAGTAACGGTGAAGTTTACGCCTGAGAAGGGAGGACTGAAAACCAATATCGTCGTTATTTTTGGCGAGAACGGCACTGGTAAATCAACGATTGTAGATGCGCTGGATATCATCGGCAACGCCTCGTTTGGGTCGCTTATCCGGCCTGGCATTCTAACTCCGCAGAAACATGTGGCCTCACTCACCCAAGATGCTCAGTCAGTTGAGGTTGAGTTGACTACTAAGGTGGGGCACACTTGCAGAGCTAGGCTGAGCGGCAAAACGATAGTTATCACCCCAGGGA
Encoded proteins:
- a CDS encoding site-specific integrase, yielding MAPMGKKNLPAVTGDLPALALANDLAGQVAPNVGRYLTLGLEGAENTRLAYSADLRSYEAFCAEHEFTPWPAAVATLASYVAHLADIPRKLATINRHLAAIEKNHQLLGLPSAISAPALDVLRKGVARVVGKKQKQAPAFSVAHLKKCIAELDLNRPEGVRARALLLIGFTGAFRRSELVGLNLEHIELTDAALILSLPKSKTNQAGELEQKAVFYASNPLFCPIRAYKAWVELLGGRTEGPVFVSLARGKTGEAGTPSRRRLSDRRVNLLVKEHLGAKYSAHSLRASFITTAKLNGQSNEFIKNQTKQKTDAMISRYSRLDDIIAYNAAHSLGL